One genomic segment of Choristoneura fumiferana chromosome Z, NRCan_CFum_1, whole genome shotgun sequence includes these proteins:
- the LOC141440419 gene encoding deformed epidermal autoregulatory factor 1-like, with protein sequence MAENRGSVDVVMPDITEVSDADPLAAASDREAERDGALKSSRLTDSNGVVTVPVSLPVGTLITGTTFNVITSDQLPHFKPMLCVDNGFISGGPVTEDIKATHIVIQNPPSPRHEEQSQGSARNSTRSWAETANMPILPVRCKNTSAELHKQRFGSGGRGRCIKYGLEWYTPSEFEALCGRASSKDWKRSIRFGGRSIQALIDEGVLTPHATSCTCGACCDDQSGKDKAPI encoded by the coding sequence ATGGCGGAGAACAGAGGTTCGGTAGACGTCGTTATGCCGGACATTACCGAAGTTAGCGATGCCGATCCGTTAGCGGCGGCGAGCGATCGCGAAGCCGAGCGCGATGGCGCCTTGAAGTCCTCTCGGCTCACGGACTCCAACGGAGTGGTCACTGTGCCTGTTTCGCTGCCTGTTGGGACTCTGATCACCGGAACGACCTTCAATGTCATCACGTCGGACCAATTGCCGCATTTCAAGCCGATGTTGTGCGTGGACAACGGTTTCATATCAGGCGGGCCAGTGACGGAAGATATCAAAGCTACACATATTGTGATACAAAACCCCCCGTCGCCCAGGCATGAGGAGCAGAGCCAAGGCAGCGCGCGGAACAGCACGCGCTCGTGGGCTGAGACAGCCAACATGCCAATACTCCCTGTCAGGTGCAAGAACACGTCTGCTGAGCTCCACAAGCAAAGGTTTGGCTCTGGCGGCCGCGGCAGATGCATCAAATACGGACTTGAGTGGTACACGCCTAGTGAATTCGAGGCTCTGTGTGGTAGAGCTTCTAGTAAGGACTGGAAGCGGTCAATAAGGTTCGGTGGCAGGAGTATTCAAGCTCTCATTGATGAGGGAGTGCTGACCCCACATGCTACCAGTTGTACTTGCGGAGCCTGCTGTGATGACCAGTCTGGTAAGGATAAAGCCCCCATTTAA